DNA sequence from the Geobacter sp. AOG2 genome:
GATGATGCAGTCCTTGCCAACGTACGTCCCAAGTTCGAAAAAACGTTAGGCACATTAGTCGAACAGACTGTTAAGCACGCCTATGATACAGCTCGCAAACCCGATGTGGAAAAGGCAATTGCTGCTGCCGAAAAGAACGTCAAAGCCGTGGCCAATCAACTTAACAAGCAGGTCCGGGACAAAGGTCTGTTGGACCGCGAATTTGACCAATACGGCCTGAACGCCCTTAAGACTATACTCAAGGAAATGACCGCAAAGGTAAAAGAATGGGCAGCAACTGTCCGCATTCCGGAAAAAAAATTGAAAAAAACAGCTGCCGAGCCAAGCGTAGAGCGGACTGTCAATGCCCTTGCGCCGCTACTTAAGGAGCTTGCCAAGCTTGATGGCTACAATGTCTGGCGCCGGAGCCACAAATCCGAATGCCACGCCGGAAAGCTCACACCCTCCGACAATGGCGAGCCCAAGCGTGAGCCTACCCTGCTCAGTTGGATCGTCCCGGTCCGCCTTTGGGCTGAACTGGAAAGCTGGGGTGAACATCCAAAAACTAAGAAAACAATCAACAAGCCCACTCACCAGGACGGCGTCATTGATCCCGAATACCTTGTCTGGTTACGCAATACCCTGAAAGTGTTCGATGATGACGCCACGGTGAAGAAGGAGTTCCTCGACCGACTTGATTCTGATTGTCTCGAAGCACTTGACTTCAATCTCTCTGCTGGTCGTCATAAACCATTCATCTTTGATGCCGGTCAACACCGTCCACCTGCTGCGCTCATTGGCGAGCTTCAGGCTATTCATGAAGATGTACAGAAACGGCTTGGGAAGCTGCTGGCCCTTATTGAGGTCAAATGATGAATACACTTCCGTCAACGTGGCCGTTAGTTCCAATCGGCGCTATATGCCAAGTGGGTGCTGGAAATGGGGCACCACAGGGTGACGCGTATTTTGCCGGCGGCACTTATCCATTTGTGCGCATGCAAGACGTCGGGCGATGCCAATCACCATACATCACTACAACAGTAGACCGCCTGAATGATCTGGCCCTAGAAAAGCACTCTCTCCGACAGTGGCCCGCTGGTTCACTTCTTATTCCCAAAAGTGGTGCATCGGTGGCGCTCAACAAACGCGCGCTGCTTCGTGAACCCGCCTATGTGGTGAGCCACCTCGCAGTGCTTGTGCCCGGCATTTTCATTGATCCCGAGTATCTCTATTATCTCTCCTGCACATTGGACATGATGAGGCTCGCGCTAGATCCGGCTTATCCGTCCTTGCGAACATCAGATCTCGCAAGAGTGCGTATTCCTCTCCCGCCCATTAGCGAGCAGCAACAGATTGTGGAAATCTTACAAGAGGCTGAGGAAATTCGTCGCCTCCGCGCTGAAGCCGAAGCTAAAACCGACAGACTTGTACCGGCAATTTTCGATGCAATATTCGGTTCTCCGTCAGAATGGAAGGGTGGCCCCAAATTGGGGGAGTTAGTGCAAATTGTGGGAGGTGGCACCCCCAGCCGAAGCGTCGAGCATTATTATTCAGGACAGATTCCTTGGGCCACATCCAAGGACATCAAGACGCTGTATCTTGAAGATACAGAGGAACATGTTACAGAAGAAGCTGTGCAGGCTAGTGCGACCAATGTCGTGCCCAAAGGAACAGTGTTGGTCGTTGTTAAAAGCAAGATTTTGGCACACACGCTTCCCGTTGCCATTACCCAAGTTCCGATGTGTTTTGGGCAGGACATCAAAGGGATAATTCCTACTTCAGGCATTGCACCTGAATTCTTGGTCTACTCTCTCCAGGCGCAGCTCGGTCGCATACTTTCTCGTGCACGGGGAGCCAATACAGAAGGTCTCACACTTGAAGCCCTCAAGTCCCTCAATTTGCCAAAACCTTCATCAAAATTGATGGAACGTTTTCGGG
Encoded proteins:
- a CDS encoding restriction endonuclease subunit S; its protein translation is MMNTLPSTWPLVPIGAICQVGAGNGAPQGDAYFAGGTYPFVRMQDVGRCQSPYITTTVDRLNDLALEKHSLRQWPAGSLLIPKSGASVALNKRALLREPAYVVSHLAVLVPGIFIDPEYLYYLSCTLDMMRLALDPAYPSLRTSDLARVRIPLPPISEQQQIVEILQEAEEIRRLRAEAEAKTDRLVPAIFDAIFGSPSEWKGGPKLGELVQIVGGGTPSRSVEHYYSGQIPWATSKDIKTLYLEDTEEHVTEEAVQASATNVVPKGTVLVVVKSKILAHTLPVAITQVPMCFGQDIKGIIPTSGIAPEFLVYSLQAQLGRILSRARGANTEGLTLEALKSLNLPKPSSKLMERFRVASEEIRNLKEAMVTCNQMGFLTSAALSAHAFSGQLTAGWREEWYHNLSDEIEQRDAALMEARATFANSRMATMQEMEKIWELPTDGIYADLNREQRDLLSEIERIVVVSNYRRYLTAEQLATDVEGPLHRHPQRIESHLSFFAARGLIIPVSRPCSDSTGPAFAACYRLPVTKKRSLKYDDDTTGIDDDIRGSLMETQRNLAMGRI